CAAAGGCGGGGACCGGATTTTGGCAGCCGGCACGCAAATCGACTGCTCCCGGAGCAGCCAGTACCTGTCGGGCCTTCTGCTCATGGCCCCGTGCACCCAAAACGGCATGGACATCCATGTCACCCATGGACCGGTTTCCAAACCCTACGTGGACATGACCCTGGATATCATGGCCCGGTTTGGCATCCAATTTGAAAGACAGGGGTTTGCCTGTTTTCACGTGCCCGGCGGCCAAACCTATGAGGCCGGCACATACACGGTTGAGCCCGACTGCTCCCAGGCGGGCTATTTCTGGGCGGCAGCCGCCATAACCGGCGGACGTGCCCGGGTTTTGGGCATTGACCGTCAGACCCGGCAGGGAGATATCCGGTTTGTTGATGTTCTCGAAAAAATGGGATGCAGTGTTTTCACGGATTCAAGGGGCATCACGGTCACCGGCGGCGAGCTCACGGCCGTGGATGCGGACATGGGCGACATGCCCGACATGGTGCCCACCCTGGCTGTTGTGGCCGCATTTGCCAGAGGCACCACCACCATCTGCAACGCTGCCCACCTGCGGACCAAGGAAAGCGACCGGCTGGCTGCGGTGGCGGCTGAACTGGAAAAAATCGGGGTGGCCGCCCGGGCCACAGACGACGGCCTTGTGATCACCGGCCCGCCCGCTCGCGGGGCCCAAATTGCCACCTATGACGATCACCGCATTGCCATGAGCTTTGCCGTGGCCGGCCTGGCCGTGCCCGGCATCACCATAGCCGACCCGGACTGCGTTAAAAAATCCTTTCCGGATTTCTGGGAGGTTTTTGAAGGGCTGTATTTATAGTGAATATCTATCTGATCGGATACCGGTGCACCGGCAAGACTTCTGTGGGCAGATGCCTGGCAGATTGTCTGGACATGGCATTTACCGATGCGGACGAAATTTTTGAACACCAGAACAAAACCAGCATTTCGGATTTTGTGGTCCAAAACGGCTGGGAAGCGTTTCGCAGCACAGAAGCCCAAATCCTGGCCGATCTGTCCTGGCAGACCGGATTGGTGGTGGCCACCGGCGGCGGCGTGGTTTTGCGGCAGCAAAACGTTTCTGCCATGCAAAAATCCGGCATTGCCGTCTGGCTCACAGCCCGGCCCGAAACCATTGTTTCACGTATGCAGGCCGATCCTGCAACCGGTTCCCGGCGCCCGGCCTTTGGCTCGGATCCGGTGTTTCAGGAGGTGATCAAAACCCTGGATCAGCGAACACCGCTGTATAAAAACGCATGCTGGATTGAAATTTCAACCGATGACAAGGACACTGACCGGATCTGCCATGATCTGGTTTCCCGGATAAAGATCAGATCATGATCTGGTTTCCCGGATAAAGATCAGATAAGGAGCACCTATGGCCGGCAATACCTTCGGAACCCTGTTTAAAGTCACCACCTGGGGCGAATCCCACGGCCCGGCTGTGGGCGCGGTCATCGACGGATGCCCGCCCAAAATTTGTCTCACCGAAACTTTCATCCAGGAAATGATGGACCGCAGAAAACCCGGTCAAACCAAAACCGGCACAGCCCGCCGCGAGGCTGATCAGGCAAGGATTTTATCCGGGGTGTTTGAGGACCAGACCACGGGCACATCCATCTGTCTTCTCATCGAAAACAAGGATGCCCGGTCAGATGCATACAAACCCTATGCAGACCTTTACCGGCCCGGGCACGGGGATTTCACCTACCAGGCCAAATACGGCATCCGGGACTGGCGGGGCGGGGGACGGGCATCAGCCCGGGAGACCGCCGCACGGGTGGCGGCCGGGGCCGTGGCTGCAGCGCTTTTAAACCAACACAACATCCGGGTTATGGCCTATACCCGGGCCCTTGGCGGCATTGAATGCAGGGATTTTGACCCTCAGGCCATCGGGCAAAACCTGTTTTGTGCACCGGATATGAAAGCGGCCGCAAAAATGGAAAAGCGGGTGGACGAAGTGAAAAAAGCCGGGGATTCCCTTGGCGGCATCGTGGAGATCCGGGTATCCGGTGTGCTTGCGGGCCTTGGCGAGCCGGTTTTTGACAAGCTGGATGCAGACCTGGCCAAAGCCTTGATGAGCATCGGCGCGGTCAAGGGCGTTGAAATCGGTGCCGGGTTTGCCGCCGCCGCCATGACCGGATCGGCCCACAACGATCCCATCACCCCGCAAGGGTTTTTGTCCAACAATGCCGGCGGCATCCTTGCCGGGATCTCAAGCGGTCAGGACCTGGTGATGCGCGCGGCCGTCAAGCCCATTGCCTCCATTGCCATGGAGCAGAACACAGTGGATCAAACCGGCAGTCCCAGGCAGATTTCCGTAAAAGGCCGCCACGATATCAGCGCCATTCCCCGGGTCAACGTTGTCTGCGAAGCCATGGTCTGCCTGGTCCTGGCCGATCATCTGCTGCGGCAGAAAATCCTTGATCACTCCGCCTCCAGCTCAAATTCCACCCGGGGCTGATCGGCGATTTTTGGACTTTCCATAAACACCCGGCCGGCCTCAATGCGGTCGTCTGCCAGAAGGGCGCTTTGAACCCGGCTGCCGCGCTGAACGGCCAACTGCCGCAGTCTTGTATCCGGAATTTCAATGGTTTGCTTAAACGCCGCTTCCATATCCGGAACTGACATGTCCTTTATTTCAATGTCCGCGCTTTTACAGAGCTTTTTGAGGATTTTTTCATATTCCTCTTCCGAAAGCAGCTCTGCATCCGTGCCTTTTTCGGCAATGACCAGCTCTTTTAGCTTTTGCTGCTGAAACGCCTCCCGGTCTTTTTGTCTATCTGCACCCGGCCGCACCAGCAGCCGCAGGCTGGGCCGATCATAAAGGGCCGTGGCCAGATTGACCAGCTTTTCCTGACCCTTGTCGGTCAGCTCGGCGCTGCCCGGTGCGAAATCCACAAAGCTCAACTCTTCGGCCCCGGGCACCAAAGAGGCCAGGGCGGAAAACGGAGATGTGACCAGCCGCTTTAACAAATTGACAAACGCGTCAAAAATCACCCCTCCGAGCCGGAACTGCGGATTGCCCATATCGCCTTCCACAGGCACGTTTAAGTCAATGCGGCCGGCCCGGTCCCGCAGCAGGGCCAGGGCCAGTTTCAACGGCAGACTGATGGCATCGTCGCTTTGCACCTTGTTTCCCAGGTAAAACTGGTCCAGGCGCACCTGATTTTTGCCGTCAAGCTTTAAGGAATCCACCTGATAGCCCAGATCCAGGTGCAGTTTTCCCTTCTGGATTTCATATCCCAGGTATTTTCCGAAATAGGGCGTAAACATGGGCATTTCAATGTTTTCAAAGCTGACATCGGTCAGGGTCATGGCTTTGGGGGACAGGGGCCGGATCTTGCCGCTAACGGAAAAAGGCGACCGGCCGTCTAATTGACCGTTTACAGTAAAGTCCGTGACATTTTCCGGATCCAGCTCCACATCGGAAATACTGGCATCCATGGGCGAAAGCCGGGTGGCAAAGGGAGGGGAAACCGTTTTATCAAAAAAGGCCAGTTCGCCCGCCTGCATTTCAATTTTTCGGATATCGGCCTGAAAAGACGGCTTGCCGGATAGCTGTCCGTCACCGGCGCCGGCCGGCGCATCTTTTCCAGAGGCGTTTTTCCCATCTGCCCGGGCGGCATCTGCTGCCTCGTCTGTATCCCCGCTATCGCCTGAATCGCCTCCGGCCAGCGCGGGCGGAAATATGCGGCCGTCTTGTTCAAAACCAAAGGTGAGCACCGGCTTTTGAAGCAGCACCCGCTCCAGTGCCACAGTCGTAACATCGGCGGACTCTGCCCGGATATTTTCAAACCCGAGCCGATCAAATGTGAAAAACGGCCTTCCGGACTCCGGGTCTGCTGCAGCAAAATCCTCGATCCGGGCCTTGCCCTGAAACCGGGTTTGGCTATTATCGCCTGTCTGCGCTTCCACACTCCCCGAGAGATTCACACGGCCGCCCTGGATATCTGCCCCGTAGGGCGCAGCCAGCGGACCGGCACCGGCCAGGGCCAGATCCGTGAGCTGAAAATCAAAAACCGCGCCTTCCGGATCCAGGCGGAAACCTGAAACATGCGCATTGATCGGGTTCAGACGGCCGGCGATTTCCGGGGAAACTGTCTGGTCAGTGAAGACAACCCCGCCGTTTTTCAGATCAACACGGTTGACTGTGACTTCGTAGCCAGGCGCTTTTGTCCGGCCGCCTTCATTTTCCCCGGCCTCGGATTTTTGTTCAGCCGTATCCGAATTTGGTTTTTTCTGCCTATCTGAGGCGCTGTTTTCACTGTTTTTTCCCGCCAGCAGGGACGGCAGCAGCCGGCCGTCCGGCCCCAGGCCGGCGGCAAACTGCGGCTCCTGGATTAAAATCCGGTCCAGGGAAACCAAAAGCTGATCCGCCATTTCCGCCTGGATGTCTTCAAATCCCAGGCGCGCAAATTTCAGAAAATTGTTTCCGGTTTTTGGATCTGTTGCTGTAAAATCGTCAATCCGGGCTTCGCCTGTATATTTTGCCAAAAACCCGTCAGGGGTGATGCCGGCTTCCACACTGCCGGCGGCATGCACAATCCCCTTTTGAATATCTGCGCCAAAGTCTTTGGCGTACGGGGCCGCACCCGCCAGATCCACTTCGCTGATCCTGAAATCAAAGTCGGCTGACACGGGATTGACCTGAAAGGCGCCCTGGGCTGAGACAATGCCGGGACGGGCAAGGGAGGCAAAGGACCATTCGGTTAAATGATCCTGCTGCAGGGTCATATCATAGAGCCGGATGGTAATGCCGTCAAGCCCCAGGGAAACCGGTTCTTTGGGCACGGCATCCGTGTATGCCGCGCTGTAGCCGCTGACGCTGATCATACCCAGATGCACGTTCCAGGGGTCAGGGGAGGGCACTGGTTTTGTTTTTTCCGGCGGTGGATCTGTATCGCTTCCGTTTGCCGATCCGGAGCCGGCTGTGAGTTTGGAAAAATTCAGTGTCCCGTTTTGCGCCCGCTCGCACAGGATTTTTCCGCCCCGGGTGGAGATGTTTTTGACATCCACAGACCGCTTTTCGGGATTGACCCGGATCCCCGAGAGGCTGAATTTGTCAATATTCAAAGCCGCATTGCCCGTATCCGGATCACGGATCAGAAGCGAGCGGATGCGAAGCTGCCCTTTTTCCAGCAATGGGTTTTCCGAAACAGGGGAGGGCTGGGGATAAATAATGTCTCCGGACACATCCAGGCGGCCGTCTGCGATCTCAAGGCCAATGAAATCCTGGTAAAACGGGGCATAATGGGCTACAGACAGATTTTCCGCGTCAATCCGCGCCTCGGCAGACAGGGGAAACAGCCCCAGACGCCCGCTTGCGGCAATGGTTTCCTTCTCCCGGGACTGCAGGCGAATTTCCAGATCCGCCATGGCATTGGCCTCACTGCTCAGGTTGTCCACGGAAACCGAAACCGACTCAACGGTGGTGTCAAACCCGGCTGATTGATCCGCAAACACCACCTGACCGTCTGTGAGACGCAATGACGCAACGGAAAAATAAACCGGGCTGCCGCCGTCTTCCGGATCCGCGGCTTGCTCTTTTTCATCCGCTCCGTCACCGCCGGCCAGATCCGAAAAATTAAAACTCCCGTCTGCCCGGCGGACCAAGTGTACGCGGGGCGCCTTGATCTCAACCGATTTGATCACCGCTCCCATTTTGACCGCAGAGGCCAGCTGCACATTGACAGCCGCCTGATCGGCTTCCAACAGGGCCTCTCCGTTATTCTGCACCACGGCCAGGCCGTTTACAGCCGCCCGAAACGTAAACGGATTGAAATCAATGTCTGCGATTGTGACTTTAGCGTTTAGTGCATCGGAAACCACGGCCGGCAGCTTCTTCTGGGCCACAATGGGCAGGATTACAAAACCGGCAATTGCGTAAACTGCCACAATGCCGCCGGCAATCCAGCAAGCCAGCCGCAACCAGGACCAACGACGGGGAGAAGAAGATGATTTTTCCATGGGTTAAAATAACCAAACTGTTTGAGGTTGCAGCAAAAATCCGGACACATTGAATAACTGGACATTGTTACTGCGATTCAAATTTTTCTGCAGTCTTTAATCGCCTGATCAATGTCATTGGCATCAATGCCCTGAGCCTTGAGTTTACTTCCCACACACTGCCATAGATCATCTATATACCACTCAGGGACCCTGAATTCTTTGGTCGTATCAGTCCATAGTTGAACAGCCTCTTTAATATTGCTTAACGCCGATTCCTCGGTTGGACCATGCGCCATGCATCATGGCAGCTCCGGCACGTCAGCAACAAACGCCTTGTCCTCATTGCTCCAGTAAATAACGATTTCGTATTTATGCATTTATAAATACCCGCTGTTTCTTATATTCATACGCATTTTTTCAGTATGATG
The Desulfosalsimonas propionicica DNA segment above includes these coding regions:
- the aroA gene encoding 3-phosphoshikimate 1-carboxyvinyltransferase, which encodes MRPVKCADKIDADITVPGSKSYSHRTAIAAALSNGKSFIYNYLNSQDTSYTLTAIAQLGIKIEHQDDYIVIHGQAGRFDPGPKSIYLGNSGTSMRLLTAVAALGQGPYRLSGTERMHERPIGELLAALEKTGASARSVHENNCPPVEIKGGDRILAAGTQIDCSRSSQYLSGLLLMAPCTQNGMDIHVTHGPVSKPYVDMTLDIMARFGIQFERQGFACFHVPGGQTYEAGTYTVEPDCSQAGYFWAAAAITGGRARVLGIDRQTRQGDIRFVDVLEKMGCSVFTDSRGITVTGGELTAVDADMGDMPDMVPTLAVVAAFARGTTTICNAAHLRTKESDRLAAVAAELEKIGVAARATDDGLVITGPPARGAQIATYDDHRIAMSFAVAGLAVPGITIADPDCVKKSFPDFWEVFEGLYL
- a CDS encoding shikimate kinase: MNIYLIGYRCTGKTSVGRCLADCLDMAFTDADEIFEHQNKTSISDFVVQNGWEAFRSTEAQILADLSWQTGLVVATGGGVVLRQQNVSAMQKSGIAVWLTARPETIVSRMQADPATGSRRPAFGSDPVFQEVIKTLDQRTPLYKNACWIEISTDDKDTDRICHDLVSRIKIRS
- the aroC gene encoding chorismate synthase, translated to MAGNTFGTLFKVTTWGESHGPAVGAVIDGCPPKICLTETFIQEMMDRRKPGQTKTGTARREADQARILSGVFEDQTTGTSICLLIENKDARSDAYKPYADLYRPGHGDFTYQAKYGIRDWRGGGRASARETAARVAAGAVAAALLNQHNIRVMAYTRALGGIECRDFDPQAIGQNLFCAPDMKAAAKMEKRVDEVKKAGDSLGGIVEIRVSGVLAGLGEPVFDKLDADLAKALMSIGAVKGVEIGAGFAAAAMTGSAHNDPITPQGFLSNNAGGILAGISSGQDLVMRAAVKPIASIAMEQNTVDQTGSPRQISVKGRHDISAIPRVNVVCEAMVCLVLADHLLRQKILDHSASSSNSTRG
- a CDS encoding DUF748 domain-containing protein, coding for MEKSSSSPRRWSWLRLACWIAGGIVAVYAIAGFVILPIVAQKKLPAVVSDALNAKVTIADIDFNPFTFRAAVNGLAVVQNNGEALLEADQAAVNVQLASAVKMGAVIKSVEIKAPRVHLVRRADGSFNFSDLAGGDGADEKEQAADPEDGGSPVYFSVASLRLTDGQVVFADQSAGFDTTVESVSVSVDNLSSEANAMADLEIRLQSREKETIAASGRLGLFPLSAEARIDAENLSVAHYAPFYQDFIGLEIADGRLDVSGDIIYPQPSPVSENPLLEKGQLRIRSLLIRDPDTGNAALNIDKFSLSGIRVNPEKRSVDVKNISTRGGKILCERAQNGTLNFSKLTAGSGSANGSDTDPPPEKTKPVPSPDPWNVHLGMISVSGYSAAYTDAVPKEPVSLGLDGITIRLYDMTLQQDHLTEWSFASLARPGIVSAQGAFQVNPVSADFDFRISEVDLAGAAPYAKDFGADIQKGIVHAAGSVEAGITPDGFLAKYTGEARIDDFTATDPKTGNNFLKFARLGFEDIQAEMADQLLVSLDRILIQEPQFAAGLGPDGRLLPSLLAGKNSENSASDRQKKPNSDTAEQKSEAGENEGGRTKAPGYEVTVNRVDLKNGGVVFTDQTVSPEIAGRLNPINAHVSGFRLDPEGAVFDFQLTDLALAGAGPLAAPYGADIQGGRVNLSGSVEAQTGDNSQTRFQGKARIEDFAAADPESGRPFFTFDRLGFENIRAESADVTTVALERVLLQKPVLTFGFEQDGRIFPPALAGGDSGDSGDTDEAADAARADGKNASGKDAPAGAGDGQLSGKPSFQADIRKIEMQAGELAFFDKTVSPPFATRLSPMDASISDVELDPENVTDFTVNGQLDGRSPFSVSGKIRPLSPKAMTLTDVSFENIEMPMFTPYFGKYLGYEIQKGKLHLDLGYQVDSLKLDGKNQVRLDQFYLGNKVQSDDAISLPLKLALALLRDRAGRIDLNVPVEGDMGNPQFRLGGVIFDAFVNLLKRLVTSPFSALASLVPGAEELSFVDFAPGSAELTDKGQEKLVNLATALYDRPSLRLLVRPGADRQKDREAFQQQKLKELVIAEKGTDAELLSEEEYEKILKKLCKSADIEIKDMSVPDMEAAFKQTIEIPDTRLRQLAVQRGSRVQSALLADDRIEAGRVFMESPKIADQPRVEFELEAE